From Methanocella paludicola SANAE, a single genomic window includes:
- a CDS encoding DEAD/DEAH box helicase, with translation MKNCFELLDVRIRKALASMGFTEPTETQEKAIPAIMSGDDVLVIAPTGTGKTETAMLPALHGVLNGEGGEGFKVLYITPLRALNRDMLKRLTQWSKELGVSIEVRHGDTPMHERRKQALKPPDVLITTPETLQAIFMGLRMRNHLKTVKYVIVDEVHELASSKRGTQLSIALERLAKYADFQRIGLSATVGAPEEVAHFLGGVDRKVRIVQVSIEKTLDFHVTVPKVSEEDKKLARKLLTDPDIASQIREMIALIHRNRSTLMFVNTRQSAEAIGARFKRLGESIAVHHGSLSKEARIEAEDAFKDGRVPALVCTSSMELGIDIGDIDHVIQYMSPREVCRLVQRVGRAGHRVGETSTGTVIAINEDDAAEAWAITRRAAAGQIESVGLYERPYDALANQVCAMALEYGDVHSNRVYDLVRKAYPYRELSRKEFDLVLKQLVEERLIFVNEAGIISRKGKTRTYMYENLSMIPDEKRYQIQDVISGRFVGTLDEAFVINMDLGAVFITKGDMWRIVEITEDRVRVEPVENPQAEVPSWTGEEIPVPFAVAMEVGAIRRAVEEMKDGPDQEIVDSLMKRYPTDAYTARKLVEYVKRQIGDSYLVPTDKRVVVEDEQRTIIINACFGHKVNETLGRVITALLASRFGSGVAMEIDPYRIKLELPKRIRATDITKLIMDIDPLFVEPIIEKTLKNTMLLKWKMVHVARKFGALSRDVDYERISMDKLLKIFEGTPMYEEAVREIFHDKLDVENARKVLTMLRNGEISLAAGRLSFIGGSGFTGGRELMAPETADRSILMALKDRIMNDHVLLFCLNCKQYSAKKRVEDVEDPPVCPVCGSKLIAALKPWERDEMELAKHPEKLKAEDDKIKVKRVYRNANIVLSHGKKAVIALASRGLGPETASRVIAKLKEDEDDFYRDILRAERDYVRTRRFWV, from the coding sequence ATGAAAAACTGTTTTGAGCTGCTCGACGTTCGCATACGGAAAGCCCTCGCTTCAATGGGCTTCACCGAGCCCACCGAGACGCAGGAGAAGGCCATACCCGCCATCATGTCCGGCGACGACGTGCTGGTCATCGCCCCCACGGGCACCGGCAAGACCGAGACGGCCATGCTCCCCGCGCTCCACGGCGTGCTGAACGGCGAGGGCGGCGAAGGCTTCAAAGTACTATATATTACCCCGCTGAGGGCGCTGAACCGGGACATGCTGAAGCGCCTCACCCAGTGGTCGAAGGAGCTGGGCGTGTCCATCGAGGTCAGGCACGGCGACACCCCCATGCACGAACGCCGGAAACAGGCGCTCAAGCCCCCCGACGTGCTCATCACCACCCCCGAGACGCTCCAGGCCATCTTTATGGGCCTCCGCATGCGCAATCATTTAAAAACCGTCAAATACGTCATCGTCGACGAGGTGCACGAGCTCGCGTCCTCCAAGCGAGGTACCCAGCTATCCATCGCCCTTGAGAGGCTGGCGAAGTACGCGGACTTCCAGAGAATAGGCCTGTCGGCGACCGTCGGCGCTCCCGAGGAAGTGGCCCACTTTTTAGGCGGCGTGGACAGGAAGGTCCGCATCGTCCAGGTCTCCATCGAGAAGACGCTGGACTTCCACGTGACCGTGCCTAAGGTCAGCGAAGAGGATAAGAAGCTGGCGAGAAAGCTGCTCACCGACCCGGACATCGCCTCTCAGATACGCGAAATGATCGCGCTCATCCACAGGAACAGGTCCACTTTGATGTTCGTGAACACCCGCCAGTCGGCCGAGGCAATAGGCGCCCGGTTCAAGCGCCTGGGCGAGAGCATCGCCGTGCACCACGGCTCCCTGTCAAAGGAGGCCAGGATCGAGGCGGAGGACGCCTTCAAGGACGGCCGGGTCCCGGCGCTCGTGTGCACATCGTCCATGGAGCTGGGCATCGACATCGGCGACATCGACCACGTGATCCAGTACATGTCCCCGAGGGAGGTGTGCCGCCTGGTGCAGCGGGTGGGCAGGGCCGGCCACCGGGTCGGCGAGACGTCGACGGGCACGGTCATCGCCATTAACGAGGACGATGCCGCCGAGGCGTGGGCGATCACGCGGCGCGCGGCCGCCGGCCAGATCGAGAGCGTCGGCCTCTACGAGCGGCCGTATGATGCATTGGCCAACCAGGTGTGCGCCATGGCCCTGGAGTACGGGGACGTCCACTCGAACAGGGTCTATGACCTCGTCAGGAAGGCATATCCTTACAGGGAGCTATCGCGCAAGGAGTTCGACCTCGTGCTAAAACAGCTCGTCGAAGAGAGGCTCATTTTCGTGAACGAGGCGGGCATAATAAGCAGGAAGGGCAAGACCCGCACCTACATGTACGAGAACCTGTCCATGATCCCCGACGAGAAGCGCTACCAGATCCAGGACGTCATCAGCGGCCGGTTCGTGGGCACGCTGGACGAGGCGTTCGTCATCAATATGGATTTGGGCGCCGTGTTCATCACCAAGGGCGACATGTGGCGCATCGTCGAGATCACCGAGGACCGGGTGAGGGTCGAGCCCGTGGAGAACCCCCAGGCCGAGGTGCCCTCGTGGACCGGGGAAGAGATCCCCGTGCCCTTCGCCGTGGCCATGGAGGTGGGCGCCATCCGCCGCGCCGTGGAGGAGATGAAGGACGGGCCGGACCAGGAGATCGTCGACAGCCTCATGAAGCGCTATCCCACGGACGCATACACGGCCCGGAAGCTCGTCGAGTACGTGAAGCGGCAGATTGGCGACAGCTACCTGGTGCCCACCGATAAAAGGGTCGTGGTGGAGGACGAGCAGCGGACCATCATCATCAACGCCTGCTTCGGCCACAAGGTCAACGAGACGCTGGGCCGGGTCATCACGGCTTTACTGGCCTCCCGGTTCGGCAGCGGCGTGGCCATGGAGATCGACCCGTACCGCATTAAATTGGAGCTGCCGAAGCGCATCCGTGCCACGGACATCACGAAGCTCATCATGGACATCGACCCCCTGTTCGTCGAGCCCATCATCGAGAAGACCTTAAAGAATACCATGCTCCTGAAGTGGAAGATGGTGCACGTCGCCCGCAAGTTCGGAGCCCTCTCCAGGGACGTGGACTACGAGCGCATCAGCATGGACAAGCTTCTCAAGATATTCGAGGGGACGCCCATGTACGAGGAGGCCGTCCGGGAGATATTCCACGATAAGCTGGACGTGGAGAATGCCCGGAAGGTGCTCACGATGCTTCGCAACGGCGAAATATCTTTAGCGGCGGGCAGGCTCAGCTTCATCGGCGGCTCCGGCTTCACCGGCGGCCGGGAATTGATGGCCCCCGAGACCGCCGACCGTTCTATATTGATGGCCCTGAAGGACCGCATCATGAACGACCACGTGCTCTTGTTCTGCCTGAACTGTAAGCAGTACTCCGCCAAAAAAAGAGTTGAGGACGTCGAGGACCCGCCTGTGTGCCCCGTGTGCGGCTCGAAGCTCATAGCGGCGTTGAAGCCCTGGGAGAGGGACGAGATGGAGCTGGCGAAGCACCCGGAGAAGCTCAAGGCCGAGGACGACAAGATCAAGGTCAAGCGGGTCTACCGGAACGCCAACATCGTGCTCTCCCACGGCAAGAAGGCCGTTATCGCCCTTGCCTCCAGAGGATTAGGGCCCGAGACGGCGTCCCGCGTCATCGCGAAATTGAAGGAAGATGAGGACGACTTCTACCGGGACATCCTGAGGGCCGAGCGGGACTATGTGCGTACTCGGCGTTTCTGGGTTTAA